From Carya illinoinensis cultivar Pawnee chromosome 5, C.illinoinensisPawnee_v1, whole genome shotgun sequence, one genomic window encodes:
- the LOC122311877 gene encoding UDP-glycosyltransferase 84B1-like, which produces MALINEQNEETHVLMVAFASQGHINPLLRLGKRLVSKGLHVSLAITEIFLHRMLKSSSSSSYTSINSISGIQLLFFSDGFSIDYDRKANLDYYMEILGKAGPVNLSNLIKDHFHRNHKKLSCIINNPFVPWVADVALEHNIPCAMLWIQPCALYAIYYRFYNNLNPFPNLANPEISVELPGLPLLQTQDLPSFVLPSNPFGSVPKLFAEMFQNMKKLKWVLGNSFFELEKEAIDSMSELCPVLPVGPLVPPSLLGEDQNLDVGAMEMWQPHETCMEWLDHQPPSSVIYVSFGSIIVLSARHLESIAAALKNSKRPFLWVVKVSENPTPDGAGILPTGFLEETKDQGLIVAWSPQTKVLAHPAIACFLTHCGWNSMLEAIAAGVPLIAYPQWTDQPTNAKLIVDVLKVGVRLRPESDGVVTTEEVEKCIAEIMAGPRSEEFKKNSEEFKRAARMTVADGGSSYRNLNVFVDDVIGNSRTSLSKEEIVSDVSAA; this is translated from the coding sequence ATGGCGTTGATCAATGAGCAAAATGAAGAAACTCATGTGCTAATGGTGGCCTTTGCCTCTCAAGGTCATATCAACCCTTTGCTTAGACTAGGAAAACGCCTTGTCTCCAAGGGCCTCCATGTCTCCCTAGCCATCACTGAAATATTCCTGCACCGTATGCTCAAGTCTTCATCCTCCTCCTCCTACACTAGCATCAATTCCATCTCCGGAATCCAGCTGCTCTTCTTCTCTGACGGCTTTAGCATCGACTATGACCGTAAGGCCAATCTTGACTACTACATGGAGATCCTAGGCAAAGCCGGACCGGTTAACCTCTCAAACCTTATCAAAGATCATTTCCATCGGAATCACAAAAAGCTTTCTTGTATTATAAATAATCCATTTGTGCCTTGGGTGGCCGACGTTGCCCTCGAGCACAACATTCCATGCGCCATGCTTTGGATCCAACCGTGTGCTCTCTATGCAATTTACTACCGCTTTTATAACAACCTCAACCCCTTCCCTAATCTAGCAAACCCAGAAATCAGTGTTGAATTACCAGGCCTGCCGTTGTTACAGACACAAGACCTACCTTCCTTTGTTCTTCCTTCAAACCCATTTGGTAGCGTTCCGAAGCTATTTGCGGAGATGTTCCAAAACATGAAGAAGCTGAAGTGGGTTCTGGGTAACTCCTtttttgagcttgagaaggaagcCATTGATTCCATGTCTGAGCTCTGCCCAGTGCTGCCTGTTGGTCCTTTAGTCCCTCCTTCACTACTTGGTGAGGATCAAAATCTTGATGTCGGTGCTATGGAGATGTGGCAACCTCATGAAACTTGCATGGAGTGGCTCGACCATCAACCACCCTCCTCTGTTATCTATGTTTCCTTCGGCAGCATCATCGTATTGTCTGCTAGGCATTTGGAGAGCATTGCAGCAGCCCTCAAGAATTCTAAACGTCCATTTCTTTGGGTGGTGAAGGTCTCTGAAAACCCAACTCCAGACGGTGCCGGAATACTCCCGACGGGGTTTCTGGAAGAAACAAAAGACCAAGGCCTTATCGTGGCGTGGAGTCCTCAAACAAAGGTTTTAGCCCACCCCGCTATCGCGTGCTTCTTAACACATTGCGGATGGAATTCCATGCTAGAGGCCATAGCAGCAGGGGTGCCGTTGATTGCATACCCACAGTGGACCGACCAGCCAACAAATGCAAAgcttattgttgatgttttaaAGGTTGGCGTGAGGCTTAGGCCGGAAAGCGATGGAGTTGTCACAACCGAGGAAGTTGAAAAATGTATCGCAGAAATTATGGCTGGGCCGAGATCAgaagaatttaagaaaaattccgAGGAGTTCAAACGGGCGGCTAGGATGACGGTGGCTGATGGCGGCTCCTCGTACCGGAATTTGAATGTTTTTGTGGACGACGTTATTGGCAATTCTCGGACGAGCTTGTCCAAAGAAGAAATTGTGTCCGATGTGTCTGCAGCCTGA